From one Dermacentor andersoni chromosome 1, qqDerAnde1_hic_scaffold, whole genome shotgun sequence genomic stretch:
- the LOC140212792 gene encoding uncharacterized protein isoform X1 → MTRVLVAGDSMVKYADQYFPSRRSLSVSVAAHRGVRIEHLLSMIADKLAGFDVVIVHVGTNNTVDSVSVCMDKYRQLAQGIIERNPMVHVAFSAILPRGQNQYSSWEAQSSWLDDLNGNYKRINSALMQYCHECGYTFLGGLVDNWPSCLSRDGVHPSRFGNKVLADFLYQGACTLSIHLERSRIQQSYKETQAPSSWTSWTRQDSIPAISEADFPPLGPLMYQLHAFTLPSSHQERLYLYLNITLLSKVENETCIFCCNGSANKRLIIHISFLAKLALCM, encoded by the exons ATGACACGTGTTTTGGTTGCCGGTGACTCGATGGTGAAATACGCGGACCAGTATTTCCCATCGCGTCGTAGTTTGTCAGTCAGTGTTGCCGCGCATAGAGGAGTAAGGATTGAGCATTTGCTGTCAATGATTGCTGACAAGCTAGCTGGTTTTGATGTTGTCATTGTGCACGTTGGCACTAACAACACTGTTGACAGTGTCAGCGTGTGCATGGACAAGTATCGCCAGCTCGCTCAGGGGATCATTGAGAGAAATCCCATGGTGCATGTAGCTTTTTCTGCCATTCTTCCTCGGGGGCAGAATCAGTACAGCTCATGGGAAGCTCAGTCCTCATGGTTGGATGACCTGAATGGTAACTACAAAAGGATTAACAGTGCCCTGATGCAGTACTGCCACGAGTGCGGCTACACATTCCTGGGTGGTCTCGTGGACAACTGGCCCAGTTGCCTGAGCAGAGATGGTGTCCACCCGAGCCGCTTTGGTAACAAGGTGCTGGCAGACTTCCTGTACCAGGGGGCCTGCACCCTGTCCATCCATCTGGAGAGAAGCCGCATCCAGCAGTCCTACAAGGAGACCCAGGCACCTTCTTCATGGACCAGTTGGACTCGGCAGGACAGCATCCCTGCCATCTCCGAGGCTGACTTTCCCCCGCTTG GTCCACTGATGTACCAGCTGCATGCATTCACActaccatcaagtcatcaggagcGTCTGTACCTCTATCTAAATATTACACTATTGTCTAAGGTGGAAAATGAGACTTGTATATTTTGCTGTAATGGTTCTGCCAATAAAAGATTGATTatacatatttcttttcttgcaaAGCTGGCATTGTGTATGTAA
- the LOC140212792 gene encoding uncharacterized protein isoform X2: MTRVLVAGDSMVKYADQYFPSRRSLSVSVAAHRGVRIEHLLSMIADKLAGFDVVIVHVGTNNTVDSVSVCMDKYRQLAQGIIERNPMVHVAFSAILPRGQNQYSSWEAQSSWLDDLNGNYKRINSALMQYCHECGYTFLGGLVDNWPSCLSRDGVHPSRFGNKVLADFLYQGACTLSIHLERSRIQQSYKETQAPSSWTSWTRQDSIPAISEADFPPLEARHQPAYQNPSRCWIFTCWRCPCPLQGKQGLVHLGQPAFPHFPWHKCTK, translated from the exons ATGACACGTGTTTTGGTTGCCGGTGACTCGATGGTGAAATACGCGGACCAGTATTTCCCATCGCGTCGTAGTTTGTCAGTCAGTGTTGCCGCGCATAGAGGAGTAAGGATTGAGCATTTGCTGTCAATGATTGCTGACAAGCTAGCTGGTTTTGATGTTGTCATTGTGCACGTTGGCACTAACAACACTGTTGACAGTGTCAGCGTGTGCATGGACAAGTATCGCCAGCTCGCTCAGGGGATCATTGAGAGAAATCCCATGGTGCATGTAGCTTTTTCTGCCATTCTTCCTCGGGGGCAGAATCAGTACAGCTCATGGGAAGCTCAGTCCTCATGGTTGGATGACCTGAATGGTAACTACAAAAGGATTAACAGTGCCCTGATGCAGTACTGCCACGAGTGCGGCTACACATTCCTGGGTGGTCTCGTGGACAACTGGCCCAGTTGCCTGAGCAGAGATGGTGTCCACCCGAGCCGCTTTGGTAACAAGGTGCTGGCAGACTTCCTGTACCAGGGGGCCTGCACCCTGTCCATCCATCTGGAGAGAAGCCGCATCCAGCAGTCCTACAAGGAGACCCAGGCACCTTCTTCATGGACCAGTTGGACTCGGCAGGACAGCATCCCTGCCATCTCCGAGGCTGACTTTCCCCCGCTTG AGGCACGGCACCAACCAGCCTACCAGAACCCTTCAAGGTGCTGGATTTTCACTTGTTGGCGGTGTCCGTGTCCGTTGCAAGGGAAGCAAGGCTTGGTTCACCTGGGACAGCCTGCCTTCCCCCACTTTCCATGGCACAAGTGTACCAAGTAG